A single genomic interval of Gammaproteobacteria bacterium harbors:
- a CDS encoding ATPase, which yields MKFSAADFRAWENKSITLLGMSGVGKTHLSDLLMQDHWFHYSGDYRIGTRYLDEAILDNIKLKAMEVPFLRDLLRTDSIYINNNISVYNLQPVATFLGKLGDPEQGGLPLKEFKRRQELHRLAEIAAMKDVPDFIRKAQTIYGYKHFINDAGGSICELDDSGVIEALSRHTLILYIKASERDEQQLIRRAVSDPKPLYYREAFLDEQLRIYMEEQGIGFVAEIVPDDFVRWIFPRLFYARIPRYEQIAAQYGYTVGTDELAGVRDEATFLRLVERAIDRRN from the coding sequence ATGAAATTCAGCGCGGCGGACTTCAGGGCCTGGGAGAACAAGTCGATCACCCTGCTCGGCATGTCGGGCGTGGGCAAGACCCACCTGTCCGACCTGCTCATGCAGGACCACTGGTTCCACTACTCGGGCGACTACCGCATCGGCACCCGCTACCTGGACGAGGCTATCCTCGACAACATCAAGCTCAAGGCGATGGAGGTGCCGTTCCTGCGCGACCTGCTGCGCACCGACTCGATCTACATCAACAACAACATCTCGGTGTACAACCTGCAGCCGGTGGCGACCTTCCTCGGCAAGCTCGGCGACCCTGAACAGGGCGGTCTGCCGCTGAAGGAGTTCAAGCGCCGGCAGGAACTGCACCGGCTGGCGGAGATCGCCGCCATGAAGGACGTGCCGGATTTCATCCGCAAGGCGCAGACCATCTACGGCTACAAGCACTTCATCAACGACGCCGGCGGCAGCATCTGCGAGCTGGACGATTCCGGCGTGATCGAGGCGCTGAGCCGTCATACGCTGATCCTCTACATCAAGGCGAGCGAGCGCGACGAGCAGCAGCTCATCCGCCGCGCCGTGAGCGACCCCAAGCCGCTGTACTACCGCGAAGCCTTCCTCGACGAGCAGCTCAGGATATACATGGAGGAACAGGGCATCGGCTTCGTCGCGGAGATCGTGCCCGACGACTTCGTGCGCTGGATCTTCCCCAGACTGTTCTACGCGCGCATCCCGCGCTACGAACAGATCGCGGCGCAGTACGGCTACACGGTCGGCACCGACGAGCTCGCCGGCGTGCGCGACGAGGCGACCTTCCTGCGCCTGGTGGAACGCGCCATCGACCGGCGCAACTGA
- a CDS encoding flavin reductase family protein, which yields MKKIPIGKAFTLMESGPVVLVTTHDGNRANIMTISWAMVMDFTPLFAITTGPWNFSYAALKKTRECVIAIPTVDLIDTVVGVGTCSGADTDKFARFGLTPAKGKYVRENRGQTTVSLGVFISSPDSAALHPGHNATMAGIGGAGQ from the coding sequence ATGAAGAAGATACCGATTGGCAAGGCCTTCACCCTGATGGAATCCGGCCCGGTCGTCCTGGTGACGACCCATGACGGGAATAGGGCCAACATCATGACCATCTCCTGGGCCATGGTGATGGACTTCACGCCCCTGTTCGCCATCACCACGGGTCCCTGGAACTTTTCCTATGCCGCGCTGAAGAAGACGCGGGAGTGCGTCATCGCGATCCCGACGGTGGACCTCATCGACACGGTCGTCGGCGTGGGCACCTGTTCCGGCGCCGATACGGACAAATTCGCGCGGTTCGGGTTGACGCCGGCGAAGGGTAAATACGTCCGTGAAAATCGGGGACAGACCACGGTATCGCTAGGTGTTTTTATAAGCTCCCCGGATTCCGCTGCGCTTCATCCGGGCCATAATGCTACGATGGCCGGCATTGGAGGTGCAGGGCAATGA
- a CDS encoding flavin reductase family protein, with product MKKIPIGKAFTLMESGPVVFITTHDGKKANLMTISWAMVMDFTPLFAITTGPWNFSYAALKKTRECVIAIPTVDLIDTVVDVGTCSGADTDKFARFGLTPVKGKHVRAPLIRECLANIECKVIDIVRKHNIVVLEGMMAYIDNDRKEKRTLHAVGDGTFIADGRRLDRRKAMRAKIPPGAWSGRSFRQPSSGAMSG from the coding sequence ATGAAGAAGATACCGATCGGCAAGGCTTTCACCCTGATGGAATCCGGCCCGGTCGTGTTCATTACGACCCACGACGGGAAGAAGGCGAACCTCATGACTATCTCCTGGGCCATGGTGATGGACTTCACGCCCCTGTTCGCCATCACCACGGGTCCCTGGAACTTTTCCTATGCCGCGCTGAAGAAGACGCGGGAGTGCGTCATCGCGATTCCGACGGTGGATCTGATCGACACGGTCGTCGACGTGGGGACCTGTTCCGGCGCCGACACGGACAAGTTCGCGCGCTTCGGGTTGACGCCGGTGAAGGGCAAACACGTCCGGGCGCCGCTGATCCGGGAGTGCCTCGCCAACATCGAATGTAAGGTCATCGATATCGTCAGGAAACACAATATCGTCGTCCTCGAGGGCATGATGGCGTATATCGACAATGACCGTAAGGAAAAGCGCACCCTGCATGCCGTTGGCGACGGCACCTTCATCGCCGACGGGCGCAGGCTGGATCGCAGAAAGGCGATGCGTGCGAAGATTCCGCCGGGCGCCTGGTCCGGCAGATCGTTCCGTCAGCCTTCTTCCGGCGCAATGTCGGGATAG
- a CDS encoding ImmA/IrrE family metallo-endopeptidase, whose protein sequence is MQQSIDFDREQYRQFRSQPEAFKYLRSRVENIGVFTLLLGNLGSHHTTLSTEVFRGFALSDDIAPFVVINDQDAKAAWSVTLLHELAHIWLGETGISGGTYDRAIEKFCNEVASEILVPEAELRARFNYDALADRDSSIKAIDFFATTWKVSSRLLAFRLLQQNAIDRQQFEQLGRFSLSAGAERKKQKAKDRSSEGGPSYYILNRYRVGTALLDASQRLLRSGELSTTRAATVLGVRALKVEKMFSEPNLG, encoded by the coding sequence ATTCAACAGTCAATTGATTTTGATCGAGAGCAATATCGACAGTTCCGGAGCCAGCCGGAAGCATTCAAGTACTTACGCTCTCGAGTTGAAAATATCGGTGTCTTCACGCTGCTCCTTGGAAATCTAGGTAGCCACCACACAACTCTGAGCACTGAAGTCTTCCGGGGATTTGCCTTATCGGATGACATTGCCCCGTTTGTTGTAATAAATGATCAAGACGCAAAAGCTGCTTGGTCTGTCACTTTACTTCATGAGTTAGCACATATATGGCTTGGTGAAACTGGCATTAGCGGCGGTACCTATGACCGGGCCATTGAAAAATTTTGCAATGAGGTCGCATCTGAGATTTTAGTGCCCGAGGCTGAACTGAGGGCGCGATTTAATTACGATGCACTAGCAGATCGGGACAGTTCTATCAAGGCCATTGATTTCTTTGCCACAACTTGGAAGGTAAGTTCTCGACTCCTCGCGTTTCGGTTGTTGCAACAGAATGCGATTGATCGCCAGCAGTTTGAACAACTTGGACGTTTTTCTTTGAGCGCTGGGGCTGAGAGAAAGAAGCAGAAGGCGAAAGATCGAAGTAGCGAAGGCGGGCCATCTTACTACATCCTAAATCGGTATCGAGTTGGGACTGCGCTCCTGGATGCCTCTCAACGCCTACTTAGGTCGGGTGAGCTTTCGACCACCCGGGCAGCGACGGTTTTGGGCGTTCGGGCGCTGAAGGTCGAGAAGATGTTCAGTGAGCCCAATTTGGGTTAG
- a CDS encoding FixH family protein encodes EGCVVTFRQHMPGMEMSSDNTVVTMGDTGGGVYTGASSEYTMGGDWRIEVTFTCAGQARTAAFDYTLEWPE; translated from the coding sequence GAAGGTTGCGTCGTCACATTCCGGCAACACATGCCTGGTATGGAGATGTCGAGCGACAATACCGTCGTGACCATGGGAGACACGGGCGGCGGGGTCTACACCGGCGCATCGTCCGAATACACTATGGGCGGCGACTGGCGCATCGAGGTGACGTTCACCTGCGCCGGCCAGGCGCGCACGGCCGCATTCGACTACACGCTGGAGTGGCCGGAGTAA
- a CDS encoding electron transport complex subunit E, whose amino-acid sequence MAQNDFATITRDGLWNNNPALVQILGLCPLLAVTNSTVNGIGLGLATMMTLVVTNGLVSIIRNWVTPEIRIPVFVLVIACVVTVIELGMNAYFHELYNVLGIFIALIVTNCNIIARAEAFASRNPLLPSLLDGFMMGTGFLLVLVALGALREMIGFGTLFANAHLMFGEGARDLTLHLGEYKGMLLAVLPPGAFIGLGLLIALKNAIDRSRRERKAAPVVAAAPEPHAA is encoded by the coding sequence ATGGCACAGAATGATTTCGCCACCATCACGCGCGACGGGCTGTGGAACAACAACCCGGCGCTGGTGCAGATCCTCGGACTGTGCCCGCTGCTCGCGGTGACCAACTCCACCGTCAACGGCATCGGACTCGGCCTCGCCACGATGATGACGCTGGTGGTCACGAACGGCCTCGTTTCGATCATCCGCAACTGGGTCACCCCCGAGATCCGCATCCCGGTGTTCGTCCTCGTGATCGCCTGCGTGGTCACCGTCATCGAGCTCGGGATGAACGCCTACTTCCACGAACTCTACAATGTGCTCGGCATCTTCATCGCGCTGATCGTCACCAACTGCAACATCATCGCGCGCGCCGAGGCGTTCGCCTCGCGCAACCCGCTGCTGCCGTCCTTGCTCGACGGCTTCATGATGGGCACGGGCTTCCTGCTCGTGCTGGTCGCGCTCGGCGCCTTGCGCGAGATGATCGGCTTCGGCACCCTGTTCGCCAATGCGCACCTGATGTTCGGCGAGGGCGCGCGCGACCTCACCCTGCACCTGGGAGAGTACAAGGGCATGCTGCTCGCCGTCCTCCCGCCCGGCGCGTTCATCGGGCTTGGCCTGCTCATCGCGCTGAAGAACGCCATCGACCGCAGCCGCAGGGAACGCAAGGCAGCGCCCGTCGTCGCCGCGGCGCCGGAACCGCATGCCGCCTGA
- a CDS encoding homoserine O-succinyltransferase has translation MPLVAKSNLPTFDYLRREGARILTSEEAQSQDIRELHIGLLNMMPDAALQATERQFFRLVGESNQIAQFIMHTFTLKELARSAQAQDYIDTYYDSFAQLKADGLDALIITGANVTQPDLAAEPFWEPLIEVIDWAAEHVTSILCSCLATHAVLQFRHGQHRRRLPAKRWGVYPHRVVNARHPLVADVNSLFDVPHSRFNEIGRDQFEAAGLQVLVESDVAGVHLAVSDDLFRFVYFQGHPEYDTISLLKEYKREVKLYAQGLRADYPPFPEHYFTDKSQAILEEYQDRLATAQARGEPVPEFPEDHVRPALHNTWHDTAEAVIDNWIGKVYEVTHHDRKLPFKAGIDPADPLGLREKR, from the coding sequence ATGCCGCTGGTCGCAAAATCCAATCTCCCCACCTTCGATTACCTGAGGCGGGAAGGCGCGCGCATCCTCACCAGCGAGGAGGCGCAGAGCCAGGACATCCGCGAACTGCACATCGGGCTGCTCAACATGATGCCGGATGCCGCGCTGCAGGCCACCGAGCGGCAGTTCTTCCGCCTGGTGGGCGAGAGCAACCAGATCGCGCAGTTCATCATGCACACGTTCACGCTGAAGGAGCTTGCGCGCAGTGCGCAGGCGCAGGACTACATCGACACCTACTACGACTCCTTCGCCCAGCTCAAGGCGGACGGGCTGGACGCGCTCATCATCACCGGCGCCAACGTGACCCAGCCCGACCTCGCCGCCGAGCCGTTCTGGGAGCCGCTCATCGAGGTGATCGACTGGGCCGCCGAGCATGTCACGTCGATCTTATGCTCCTGCCTCGCGACGCACGCCGTGCTGCAGTTCCGCCACGGCCAGCACCGGCGGCGCCTGCCGGCGAAGCGCTGGGGCGTGTATCCGCACCGCGTGGTGAACGCGCGCCACCCGCTGGTCGCCGACGTGAACAGCCTGTTCGACGTGCCCCATTCGCGCTTCAACGAGATCGGGCGCGACCAGTTCGAGGCGGCCGGCCTGCAGGTTCTGGTGGAGAGCGACGTCGCCGGCGTGCACCTCGCGGTGAGCGATGACCTGTTCCGCTTCGTCTACTTCCAGGGGCACCCGGAATACGACACCATCAGCCTGCTCAAGGAATACAAGCGCGAGGTGAAGCTGTACGCCCAGGGCCTGCGCGCGGACTACCCGCCGTTTCCGGAGCATTACTTCACCGACAAGTCACAGGCGATCCTCGAGGAATACCAGGACCGCCTCGCCACCGCGCAGGCCCGCGGCGAGCCGGTGCCGGAATTCCCCGAGGACCACGTCCGCCCGGCGCTGCACAACACCTGGCACGACACCGCCGAGGCGGTCATCGACAACTGGATCGGCAAGGTCTACGAGGTCACCCACCACGACCGCAAGCTGCCGTTCAAGGCCGGCATCGACCCGGCGGATCCGCTGGGGTTGCGCGAAAAGCGCTAG
- the nth gene encoding endonuclease III, whose protein sequence is MNARQRRAIFTRLRAANPRPTTELEYATPFELLVAVILSAQATDKSVNKATAGLYRAARTPAAMLALGEAGLKEHIKSIGLFNTKAGNIIRTCRLLIERHGGEVPRERAALEALPGVGRKTANVILNTAFGEPTIAVDTHIFRLANRTGIAPGRNVLEVEKTLLRAVPSEFRRDAHHWLILHGRYVCTARRPHCADCIIADLCEFPHKETDAPPGGAAATTARVSKRA, encoded by the coding sequence ATGAACGCACGGCAGCGCCGCGCCATATTCACGCGCCTCAGGGCGGCCAATCCCCGGCCCACCACCGAACTCGAGTACGCCACCCCGTTCGAGCTGCTGGTCGCGGTCATCCTGTCCGCGCAGGCCACCGACAAAAGCGTCAACAAGGCCACCGCCGGCCTGTACCGCGCCGCGCGCACCCCCGCCGCCATGCTCGCGCTGGGCGAGGCGGGGCTGAAGGAGCACATCAAGAGCATCGGGCTGTTCAACACCAAGGCGGGCAACATCATCAGGACCTGCCGCCTGCTGATCGAACGGCACGGCGGCGAGGTGCCGCGCGAGCGCGCGGCGCTGGAGGCGCTGCCCGGCGTGGGCCGCAAGACCGCCAACGTGATCCTCAACACCGCCTTCGGGGAGCCCACCATCGCGGTCGACACGCACATCTTCCGGCTCGCCAACCGTACCGGCATCGCGCCCGGCAGGAACGTGCTAGAGGTCGAAAAGACCCTGCTGCGCGCGGTCCCGTCCGAGTTCCGGCGCGACGCCCATCACTGGCTCATCCTGCACGGGCGCTATGTCTGCACCGCGCGCCGCCCGCACTGCGCGGACTGCATCATCGCGGACCTGTGCGAATTCCCGCACAAGGAGACGGACGCGCCTCCAGGCGGCGCGGCCGCCACCACGGCCCGCGTGTCGAAGCGGGCCTGA
- a CDS encoding RMD1 family protein has product MTIPVRALYLGARIQVRALEKRAVLALAPLTLRVGGHGCAVVFRYGAVVFFNVTAPDEESLIEYLRPCLVEPHPQPEREEVLIRIDPGRGDTVQGGEVFLAAVSLQHLQLVAEVLARSLVLEYYESRTARSFDLVEPFARRLIRPRTRWERPGELLVHIGEVLLNQQEMVGRIEVSEKPELLWDHPELERLYARLETEYELRERYRALERKLDLISRTAETVLSILQARRNLRVEWYIVILIVIEIVILLYQMFFFDHV; this is encoded by the coding sequence ATGACGATCCCGGTGCGGGCGCTCTACCTCGGCGCGCGCATCCAGGTGCGCGCGCTCGAGAAGCGCGCGGTGCTCGCGCTGGCGCCGCTGACGCTGCGCGTCGGCGGGCACGGCTGCGCCGTCGTGTTCCGCTACGGCGCCGTGGTCTTCTTCAATGTCACGGCGCCGGACGAGGAGTCCCTGATCGAATACCTGCGCCCCTGCCTGGTCGAGCCGCACCCGCAGCCGGAGCGCGAGGAGGTGCTGATCCGGATCGACCCCGGGCGCGGCGACACCGTCCAGGGCGGGGAGGTGTTCCTGGCCGCGGTCAGCCTGCAGCACCTGCAGCTCGTCGCCGAGGTGCTCGCCAGGAGCCTGGTGCTCGAGTACTACGAATCACGCACGGCGCGCAGCTTCGACCTGGTCGAGCCGTTCGCGCGGCGCCTGATCCGGCCGCGGACGCGCTGGGAGAGGCCGGGTGAACTGCTGGTCCATATCGGCGAGGTGCTGCTCAACCAGCAGGAGATGGTCGGCCGCATCGAGGTCAGCGAGAAACCCGAGCTGCTGTGGGACCACCCGGAGCTGGAGCGCCTCTACGCCCGGCTCGAGACCGAGTACGAGCTGCGCGAGCGTTACCGGGCGCTCGAACGCAAACTGGACCTGATCTCGCGCACCGCCGAGACCGTGCTCAGCATCCTGCAGGCGCGCCGCAACCTGCGCGTGGAGTGGTACATCGTCATCCTGATCGTGATCGAAATCGTCATTCTGCTTTATCAAATGTTCTTTTTCGATCACGTCTGA
- a CDS encoding DUF1841 family protein, whose protein sequence is MYSNDREQMRRVYIESWRKHLDGRPLSPLEHRVAQVVAEHPEYHRLLDSAQLDRDYPPETGAPNPFLHMGMHIALREQLATARPAGIVELHRAILHGAASAHDAEHRMMDCLAEALWQAQRTGAAPDEAAYLDCLRKRGVA, encoded by the coding sequence CTGTACAGCAACGACCGGGAACAAATGCGGCGGGTATATATAGAGTCATGGCGGAAACACCTGGACGGCCGGCCGCTCTCGCCGCTGGAACACCGCGTCGCGCAGGTGGTCGCCGAACACCCGGAATACCACCGGCTGCTGGACAGCGCACAGCTCGACCGCGACTATCCGCCCGAGACCGGCGCCCCCAACCCGTTCCTGCACATGGGCATGCACATCGCGCTGCGCGAGCAACTCGCGACCGCCCGCCCGGCGGGGATCGTGGAACTCCATCGCGCCATCCTGCACGGCGCGGCCTCCGCGCACGACGCCGAACACCGCATGATGGACTGCCTGGCGGAGGCCCTGTGGCAGGCGCAGCGCACGGGCGCGGCGCCGGATGAGGCGGCCTATCTCGACTGCCTGCGCAAGCGCGGCGTGGCCTGA